AATCAAAATATTGGGAATTACTGCCGGTGCGTCCAGCCCGCAGATTTTAGTGGACGAGATCGTTCAGGAACTATTAGTTCATTTTCCGGAAGCGAAAGTTTCTCTTTACCCTGACAGTAGAGAAGACACGATGAATTTTAAACTTCCGAAAGAAAAGTTAACTCAATATTAGGTACAGTGTGTCCGCATCTTCGTTAGATCCATTTTCTTCGGAGAAAACAGACAAGATCGACAAATTATTACTCGCATACGAGACTCTTGAAAACATAGGCCAAGGAGTTGTGATCGGTAGATTTTCTTCCAATGACAATTCCTACAAAATCCTTTTTCACAACGAACAAGCGGATCATTTTCTAACTACGGATCTTCTCCCCAATATAATCAAACCTACTTTAAGAATAAATCGGAAAGAATCCGGTCTATTCGGAATACAAAGATCAGGAAAGATTATATCATTAGAATATGCTTTATTTCTAATTCCCTCCCTTTCGGATGACACTTCCTTCGTTTTTTCCTGCATCTTAACCGACAGAACAAATGAAGAGGAAGAAAAACGAAAAAAAGAACTAAAACTTAAATTTCAATCCACTCTCAATAATATAAATGCGAGTATTTCCGATCTTCGCAACGGTCCGATCATTTTAAAAAGAATCTTGACTATGATTTGTAAGACGGTGGAAGCGGAAAGCCTTGTTTATATGGGTAAAAAAGGGATTATTTTTCCCGACGAACTGGGAGAAGGAGAACAAATTGAAAAAGACTGGATTCAATTCTTTAAAATCGGAAATCCGGATATAAAAAAGCAAAGAACTTTTTCCGAAATCCAAAGTCTATTCGAAGAAAAAAGCCCTCATATTTTATATTGGGAAAAACGGGGAGATCAAGCGGATCTTTATTTTCCGATCTATTTCGGAGGTTTGTGGAGCGGATGTATTTTTTTCTCAAATCTCAATTCATACTGGGAAGAGGAAAATGATGATCTTTATAAACTTAAATTTTTACTGGAATCCTACATAGACAGGTACCAAACCCAAAAACAATTACTCATATTCGAATCCATCTATTACCAGACTTCGGAAGCGGTTTTGATATCCACATATTCGAAAGAAACAATCGATATTAAGATCGTGTTTGCAAACCCGAGCTTTATTAAACTGACAGGATATTCTTTACCTGAATTATTGGGTCAAAAAATCACATTCCTTTCCGAAAAATACGATCTGGAAGTCATAGATGAGTTCAAAGAAACCATTCGAAGAGGAGAAAGTGTTCAAAAAGAAATCATAGGTTATACGAAAGCCGGAAAACAATTCGATTGTCTGATCAATATCTCCGTGATCCGGGACCCTAGCGGAAATATAACGCATACTCTAACGATACTACGAGACATTACGGAAAAGAAAAAACAAGATAACGAAATGGCGAGAAGACTTCGTTTTGAAATCGGAGTCGCTTCCGCTTCCCAAGTTCTAACGCAACCTAACACAGATTATGAAACCCTATCTCAGGCATTAAGCCAACTTCTGGTTTTCACGGAAATGGAATCCGTTTTTTTACTGAAACATGAATGGAATGATAAAAATGAAAATATATTCACTCTAATTCTGGAAGAAACCAAATCCCACACCTATCTTGGTTATAGAAGTCTACTCATCGAAGAAAGTTGGGAAAAACATAACCTGGGACGTTGGGTAAAACTTTTGTTCGACGGAAAGATCGTTTCCGGAAAAGCGGAAAATTTTGCGGAGAAGGAACAATGGTATTTCGAAAGAGGAGTCAGTTTTTTAATATTATTCCCCATAGTCATCAAGGGAGAATTCTTCGGTGTTTTAGGTTGGGAAAAATCCGATACCCAATTTGATTTTGAAGAAGAAGACATCCTACTCTACCGAACCGTAACGACCTGGATCGGCCATTATCTGGAGAGAAAGATCAATGCGGAAGAGCTAAATAAATACCAGACTCATTTGGAAGATTTGGTAAAAGAAAGAACCGCTGATTTGCTTAGAGCGAAAGATTCAGCAGAGTCGGCGAGTAAGTTAAAATCGGATTTTTTAGCCCGAATGAGCCATGAACTCCGAACTCCATTGAATTCCATCATCGGCTTTACCCAGCTGATTCAAATCCCCGAATCCGATCCTTTGGGTAAAAAATATTTGGATTACATTCACGGTTCGGGAAATAACCTTCTCAAACTGATTAATGGGATTTTGGATCTATCTAAAATGGATGCAGGTAAAATGCCGATCCAAATAGCACAGGTTAATTTACAAGAAACGATCAAATCGGTTACGGGAATGATGATCCCGCAAGCAAACGCGAACAATATCGAGATCAAATTCTCTGAAGGAGACATAGAACTTCAAAAAATCCGAACGGATTCCCAAAAACTGACTCAAATCCTTGTAAACATCCTTTCCAATGCAGTAAAGTATTCTCCCCCTAATTCAACTGTGACCATATTCCATAAAATCACCCAAGACCATTTTGAAGTGACGATAGAGGATCAAGGAAATGGCATTTCTAAAAATCAACAAGAGATGTTATTCGAAAGTTTCACAAGACTTCCCGCCGTAGATCAAACGGAAATTCAGGGAACAGGACTTGGGCTTGCCATCACGAAAAAGTTCGTGGAACTACTAGGTGGTCAAATTGAGGTGCAAAGTGAACTGGGAAAGGGGTCCAGTTTCAAGGTGGTTCTACCAAACTCTAAATAATAATTAGAAAGAGTTGGGAAAGGTATTGATTCATCGTCTATATTCGAATAGTATATCCGATAATCAAATGATGACTTCCCACAATGATGATTTATTCTTCTCTCCGAAAGAAAGAAAAAAGATAACCTCATTAAGAAGGCGACCAAACCTTCCTATTTTGATAGTCGAGGACTTGGAAGAAAATCAAATGCTTCTTGCTGGTGTCTGCGATCAAATGCAAGTAGCCTATAAAATTGCAAATAACGGCCAAGAGGCTTTGGATCTTTGTGCAAAGGAAACTTTCAGTGTTTTTTTAGTGGATCTAATGATGCCCGTTATGGATGGAAAAACATTCATCAAAATCATCAAAGAAAAAATCCCCGATTCGGTCATTTTAGTGCAAACCGCACTCGACGGTTCCGAGCAAATTATAGAGATCATGCGGATGGGTGTTTATGATTACATCATAAAACCAATCAATCTAGAATTGTTCAAACAGACTTTGGAACAATCGCTTGAATACAGATACCTGCGAGATATTGAAAAAAAATTATTACTGGATGAAAGCAAGGAACTCAGGGATCAACTGGAATGGCTCAATTACAAAGAGACCTCAAGAAAAACTTCCGATAATTCCATTGATATGAATTCCATCTTCAATCTGAAAACGACTTTGTCCCAAGGTTCCGGTTTTGGGGCCATGACAACAATCATTGATTCCATAAAATCGCTATTAGTTCCGATCGAAGAAAGTCATTATAAAATAGATAAAGGACTCTTCGATTTACTTTTGGAAAACAACCGTCATACAAAATCGATGATACGCGGCTTGGAACAAGCTGTATTCCAATTGGATAGAAAACTAGACTTACTCCCAATCCAATCCTCGGAAATCATCCAAGAGATTCCTGGAATCGCAGAACAATTGGAATCCCATATAAAGAACAAAGGTTTAAAGATCAACTTACCTATCTTCAAAGGGGATATGTCACTCTCCGGTGATCTCCCCTCATTAAAAATCGTCCTAAAGGAATTATTATTAAATGCAATCAAGTATGCGCCACCCAACTCAAACATAGACACTTTTGTTACTTTGGTGGAAGGTTATTTTTGTTTATCAATTAAAAATAAAATCATAGATGATACTTACGGAAACATCCCTACAGATATTCAAAAAAATCTGATTTTGCCATTTTTCAGAGTTCATCCTCCCGTCGAGGAAGTTCATGAAGATGAACCTTTCAGCTTGGGTTTAGGCCTCACTATCGTAGACTATACTGCGAACAAACATAATGGTATGTTTTTTATACGAAATGCCACGGATCATACTTCCGAAGAAATCAGTCTTTGTGTCATTGCCGAATTATTTTTACCAATCCAAAACAATATAAAGGAAAAACCATGAGCAAAAAAATTCTAATCATAGATGATTCTGCGGTGTTCAGAAAGATTATTTCGGTTCATTTAAAAAATGCAAATTTCGAATTGCTGGAAGCAAACGATGGACTGGAAGCCTTGAAGCAACTTTCGGCAGGAACGGTAGATTTAATCGTTTCGGACGTAAATATGCCGAATATGGATGGAATCTCTTTTATCAAAAAAATAAAAGAAGATCCAAAACATAAATTCACACCCATCATTATGCTCACTACTGAATCCCAACCGGAAAAGAAACAACAGGGAATCGATGCCGGAGCAAAGGCATGGCTTACAAAACCATTTTCTCCGGAAGAGTTATTAGATACTATCTCCAAATTAGTCGTATAGAATAAAACATGGACCCCGTCTTAAAATTCAGAGAAGTAGAATCCGGAATCGAATCTGCTTGGGAAGGTTATCTGACCATTCCGTATGTTTCTCAATGGAAGGAGAAACTAATACAGATCAAGACAAAACCAGGGTCATCATGGAATGTAGACCTTTCGGGTATTCAAAGAATCGATACGGCAGGCATTCAATTTTTATTGTTTCTAAAAAAATACTCCTCCGATAAAAACTTCGAACTCAAACTTCACAACCACTCTCTTCCCGTTTTGAAAATTTTCGATTTACTAGGGTTAGTAAATCACTTCGGAGACAAAGTTAAAATAAAAAAAGAATACGCAAACGAACTCACGTTCGCCTATGGAACGAAAAAAGGTTAATATGGATTTGTCCGAAGTAATAGATGCTTATTTTAACGAATCCGATGAACTTCTCAGAGATATGGAATCCATACTCCTTCGAATGGAAAAGGAAACTCCGGATTCGGACTCACTCAATGCTCTCTTTCGTGCGGTACATACCATCAAAGGTACATCGGGAATGTTTAGCTTTGAAGAAACCGTCAAATTTACGCATATCGTAGAAAATCTACTGGATGACCTGAGAGAATTTAAAATTCCATTTCACAAACAACTAACAGAGATTTTATTAAATGCGAAAGATCATCTTGAATATTTGGTTCATACGGAACCGAAGTCGGAAATTACGAAAGATCGTTTGGAATCGGGTAAGGCCATTTTGGATTCCCTTTCTCCTTATCTAAAAAAAGTATCCACCGCTGAAAAACCTGCCTCTGAAGAAAAATCCGAAACAATCGAATCCAAACATATACCCGATAAGGACACTATCCCCTACTTTCTGATTTCCTTTCGTCCGAACAAAAATGTTTTCGGGCATGGTCTCGATCCGATTTCCTTTTTAACCTATCTTAGGAAATTAGGGGAAATCAAATTCCTCAAAACGATCACAGCCGAACTACCTGCAATCGAAAACTATAATCCGGAAGAATCCTTTCTTGGATTTGAAATCAGTTTTCAATCGGAATCCTCTTTGGAGAAAATCCAAAAAGTATTCGAATTCATCGAATCAGACAGTTTTTTACATATACTCCCTCCCGGCGCAAACACGGAAGATATCTCTTATCTTGCGGGTCAACTCCCCGAAGAAGAAATTTTTCTAGGCAATGTTTGGAAAGAGATGGGAATTTTAAACGAAGAAACTTTAGTCAGCTACCTCAATCACCTAAAGCCCGAATCACAAAATGATAGTCAGACGAAGAAGGAACAGGAAATCCTTCCGAACCAAAAGGAGATCCAGACTCAAGGAACCATTTTAAAAGTAGATTCAAAAAGAGTGGATCTGCTCATCAACAGAGTCGGTGAACTTGTGGTGTCGGCTGCCAACTTAAATCAACTGGTTTCCAACACCGACGACTCCAACTTACAAGAATCGTCGTTTCTTGTGAGTCGATTATTGAATGAGGTAAGAGAGATCTCTCTGAAACTCCGAATGATACAAATCGGAGATATTTTTCAAAAATACCAAAGAAACGTAAGGGATCTGGGAAAAGAACTCAAGAAAGAAATCAATTTGCATATTGTCGGTAAGGAAACCGAACTTGACCGAAATATCGTGGATAAATTAGGCGATCCCCTTGTCCATATCATCAGAAATGCATGTGACCATGGATTGGAAACACCGGAAGAAAGAATAGGACAAGGAAAAGAAAGAGCCGGCAATATCTGGCTCAACGCATACCATGACACCGGTTCCGTAGTCATCGAAATCAAAGACGACGGAAAAGGAATTCAATCCGATATCGTATGGAAAAAAGCTCTCGAAAAAAAATTGGTAACCGGAAACAAACCGGATAACAACGAAGAAGTCTACAAATTGTTATTTCATCCAGGCTTTTCTACAGCGACATCTATCACGAACGTATCCGGTAGAGGTGTAGGTTTGGACGTAGTTCAGAAGGGAATCGAAGCTTTAAGAGGGACGATTCACATACAATCGTCCCCTAACAAAGGGAGTGTTTTTACAATTCGTTTGCCCCTCACTCTCGCGATTATAGAAGGATTTTTAGTCAGTGTGGGATCGTCCTTGTACATCATTCCTATGGAAATGGTATTGGAATGTTTGGACTTTACGGAAGAAAATTCGGATACAAAGAACAACTATTTTCCATTACGCGGATCTTTAATTCCGTATATCAAAATGAGAGACATTTTCCCACAAAACGCGGATTATGAGAAAAAAAGAGAGAATATCGTTATCGTCCGGATGGGAGAAAACAAAGCGGGACTAGTCGTAGAACAGCTATTTGGCGAGTTTCAAACAGTGATCAAACCGATGGGTAATGTGTTTCATAATGTAAAGGGAGTGAGCGGATCTTCCATTTTGGCGGACGGCAAAGTGGCCTTGATTTTGGATTTACCTTCGCTTTTCGAAAGAACAGTTTACTTGGAAAAAATAAGAGCATTTTGAATGAGGATATTATGAAAAATCAGTCTGTAAAAATTAATTGTGTAGCTTGGAATATTTTTTTTGGAGATTATATTTATGTTTAAGAACATTACAATAAAGGTAAAACTTTTACTTATTCTTTTGATCATTACATTCGGGTTTATTGTAATAACGATTTTTAGCGGCAATAAACTTATCCATTCCGCAAATTCCATGAAAGCACTGACAAGCCAGGAAAACTTGAATCAAAACGGGCTGAAAGATCTGAAAAGATTAACGAAGGATCAGGTATTTACCAGTTCGGAACTTCTTAATACGAAAAGTACGAATCAAATTTCCTCCTTAAATTCGAAAATTGAGGCAAATCATTCCGATATAATCGGGCTTCTGGACAAGATTGAAAAGACTGAAACCTCCTCAGAAAACAAAACTAAGCTAAAGAAGTTTCGTGATGAAATCGTTTCTTTTCATGACGAAGTCTCATTACTCAAAAACGAA
The nucleotide sequence above comes from Leptospira kobayashii. Encoded proteins:
- a CDS encoding response regulator, which codes for MSKKILIIDDSAVFRKIISVHLKNANFELLEANDGLEALKQLSAGTVDLIVSDVNMPNMDGISFIKKIKEDPKHKFTPIIMLTTESQPEKKQQGIDAGAKAWLTKPFSPEELLDTISKLVV
- a CDS encoding response regulator, whose product is MMTSHNDDLFFSPKERKKITSLRRRPNLPILIVEDLEENQMLLAGVCDQMQVAYKIANNGQEALDLCAKETFSVFLVDLMMPVMDGKTFIKIIKEKIPDSVILVQTALDGSEQIIEIMRMGVYDYIIKPINLELFKQTLEQSLEYRYLRDIEKKLLLDESKELRDQLEWLNYKETSRKTSDNSIDMNSIFNLKTTLSQGSGFGAMTTIIDSIKSLLVPIEESHYKIDKGLFDLLLENNRHTKSMIRGLEQAVFQLDRKLDLLPIQSSEIIQEIPGIAEQLESHIKNKGLKINLPIFKGDMSLSGDLPSLKIVLKELLLNAIKYAPPNSNIDTFVTLVEGYFCLSIKNKIIDDTYGNIPTDIQKNLILPFFRVHPPVEEVHEDEPFSLGLGLTIVDYTANKHNGMFFIRNATDHTSEEISLCVIAELFLPIQNNIKEKP
- a CDS encoding STAS domain-containing protein — translated: MDPVLKFREVESGIESAWEGYLTIPYVSQWKEKLIQIKTKPGSSWNVDLSGIQRIDTAGIQFLLFLKKYSSDKNFELKLHNHSLPVLKIFDLLGLVNHFGDKVKIKKEYANELTFAYGTKKG
- a CDS encoding chemotaxis protein CheA, which codes for MERKKVNMDLSEVIDAYFNESDELLRDMESILLRMEKETPDSDSLNALFRAVHTIKGTSGMFSFEETVKFTHIVENLLDDLREFKIPFHKQLTEILLNAKDHLEYLVHTEPKSEITKDRLESGKAILDSLSPYLKKVSTAEKPASEEKSETIESKHIPDKDTIPYFLISFRPNKNVFGHGLDPISFLTYLRKLGEIKFLKTITAELPAIENYNPEESFLGFEISFQSESSLEKIQKVFEFIESDSFLHILPPGANTEDISYLAGQLPEEEIFLGNVWKEMGILNEETLVSYLNHLKPESQNDSQTKKEQEILPNQKEIQTQGTILKVDSKRVDLLINRVGELVVSAANLNQLVSNTDDSNLQESSFLVSRLLNEVREISLKLRMIQIGDIFQKYQRNVRDLGKELKKEINLHIVGKETELDRNIVDKLGDPLVHIIRNACDHGLETPEERIGQGKERAGNIWLNAYHDTGSVVIEIKDDGKGIQSDIVWKKALEKKLVTGNKPDNNEEVYKLLFHPGFSTATSITNVSGRGVGLDVVQKGIEALRGTIHIQSSPNKGSVFTIRLPLTLAIIEGFLVSVGSSLYIIPMEMVLECLDFTEENSDTKNNYFPLRGSLIPYIKMRDIFPQNADYEKKRENIVIVRMGENKAGLVVEQLFGEFQTVIKPMGNVFHNVKGVSGSSILADGKVALILDLPSLFERTVYLEKIRAF
- a CDS encoding PAS domain-containing sensor histidine kinase → MSASSLDPFSSEKTDKIDKLLLAYETLENIGQGVVIGRFSSNDNSYKILFHNEQADHFLTTDLLPNIIKPTLRINRKESGLFGIQRSGKIISLEYALFLIPSLSDDTSFVFSCILTDRTNEEEEKRKKELKLKFQSTLNNINASISDLRNGPIILKRILTMICKTVEAESLVYMGKKGIIFPDELGEGEQIEKDWIQFFKIGNPDIKKQRTFSEIQSLFEEKSPHILYWEKRGDQADLYFPIYFGGLWSGCIFFSNLNSYWEEENDDLYKLKFLLESYIDRYQTQKQLLIFESIYYQTSEAVLISTYSKETIDIKIVFANPSFIKLTGYSLPELLGQKITFLSEKYDLEVIDEFKETIRRGESVQKEIIGYTKAGKQFDCLINISVIRDPSGNITHTLTILRDITEKKKQDNEMARRLRFEIGVASASQVLTQPNTDYETLSQALSQLLVFTEMESVFLLKHEWNDKNENIFTLILEETKSHTYLGYRSLLIEESWEKHNLGRWVKLLFDGKIVSGKAENFAEKEQWYFERGVSFLILFPIVIKGEFFGVLGWEKSDTQFDFEEEDILLYRTVTTWIGHYLERKINAEELNKYQTHLEDLVKERTADLLRAKDSAESASKLKSDFLARMSHELRTPLNSIIGFTQLIQIPESDPLGKKYLDYIHGSGNNLLKLINGILDLSKMDAGKMPIQIAQVNLQETIKSVTGMMIPQANANNIEIKFSEGDIELQKIRTDSQKLTQILVNILSNAVKYSPPNSTVTIFHKITQDHFEVTIEDQGNGISKNQQEMLFESFTRLPAVDQTEIQGTGLGLAITKKFVELLGGQIEVQSELGKGSSFKVVLPNSK